DNA sequence from the bacterium genome:
GGGGCGGGCGCCCCGTTGCTCGTCCGTCAGTTCGTAGCGGTGCATCCTCGCTGGCCTCCTTTGCTGGCTGCCTTCCGTGGCAGCCGGGAGCCAGCTCACCAGATCAAACCGTTTTCAGACAGAGCCTAGCCCCCGGTCACAGGCGATTCGATGTGCCCCCGGCAACTTCGGTCGCCGGGGGTTTTTCGCTATGGATAGCGGGACCCGGCGCTCCGGAATCGGACCCAATGAGCGATGTCCAATGCCTACAATGCAGATCGGAATATGTCTTGTCCCGTATATCCGAGCGTCCTATGGTAGTCCCGGTTCGTGGACAGCTAACTTCTGTGCGGAGGTCTCCCATGATGCGTCTCTCACTGCCGGCGGCGGGCCTGCTCGTCCTGGCCGCGGCGCAGGCCCAGGCTGGCGGCTACCTCGACCGTTTCGAGCTGCCTCCGGGCGCCGGATATGTCGGAGCGGAAACCTGCCTCGAGTGCCACGACGACGTGAGCGAGGCCTACCTGCACTCGCCCCACGCCATCTCGCGCGCCCTGGCCGTGCCCGGGACGGAGGTCTACGGCTGCGAGGCCTGCCACGGACCCGGCAGCCTGCACGTCGACGAGGGGGGCGACGGCTTCATCCTGGGCGTCGCGTCGCTCGGCGGGCTGGACGACGAAGGCCGCGCCGGCATGTGCATCCAGTGCCATACCGCGCGGCGGCTGGACTGGAACGGGGGCCCCCACGCCGGGACGGGCGTCACCTGCGCCGACTGCCACGCCGGCCAGGTCCACTTCGGCGGCGCCGCCGAACCGGCCGCCAACTTCCGCAACGCTGCGGAGTTCTGCCTGCAGTGCCACGCCGCCCAGGCCGGCGATTTCCGGCTGCCCTTCCACCACCGCGTCCTGGAGGGGGAGGTGTCGTGCGCCGACTGCCACGACCCCCACGCCGGCTTCGCGGCGTCGGGCTGGAACGAGATGAACGAGGTATGCCTGGGCTGCCATGCCGAGATGGCCGGTCCCTTCGTTTTCGAGCACGAAGGCGTGGCGGCGGAGGACTGCACGGCCTGCCACCGGCCCCACGGCTCCATGAACGACAAGCTGCTGGCGACCGACGGCGGCTCGCTGTGCCTGCAGTGCCACTTCGAGGCGGGCTTCGACGCCGACGCCGACTGGGCCATCGGCGATATGAGCCATGACGGCCTGCTCGACGGCGAGGCGCGTTGCTACGACTGCCACGTCGAGATCCACGGCTCGAACGTCTCGCCGACGTTCAGGAACTAGGGGGGGAGCGGTCATGAAGAAGTCGGGCACGAAGACCGCGACGGTGCTGGTTGCGGCGCTCCTGATCGCCGGCGCGGCGACCGCAGCCGCCGAATTGCCGGTCCAGGCGGGACGGATCTGGGCCCCGGCCGGCGACCTGATCGGTCCGGGCAACAACTGGACCATCGGTTTCGATCTCCTGGACGACGCCGGCTCCCCGGCCAAGATCGCCGAGGACGAGTGGCTGGTGGATCGATACCGCCTCGGCGGCCTCTTCGGCTGGCGCCGCACCGAGGAAGACGGACGCTGGTTCCTGCTGCGCGGCGCCGGCGACACCGGGGGCGAGCCCGGCGGCGCCGGGCGCTTGGCGGTGGCCCTGGGCGATCCCGGCAACTATGTGTTCACGACCAGCTTCCGCAGCTTCCACCATTATTACGACGGCACCAGCGAGCTGCGCGCGTCCGCCTTCGCCATGGGTCCGCCGCCGCCCTCGCTGGATCCCGCGCCGGCGCTCACATGGAGCCGGGGCGAGCTGAGCCTGCGCTATCACGTGCAGGACGGTCTCGACATGTCGGCGGGCGCCAGGCGCACGCGCCGCAGCGGCGACAAGAGCAGCCTGCTGCGGAACGCCAGCGGCGACGCGCCGCCCGCGGTCAAGACCTTCGAGACCTGGACCCGCGAATTCTGGCTGGGCGGTGCCTACGCGCACCGCGGCTTCGCCGGCGATCTGCGGCTGAGCCACCGCGGCAGCGACGGCACGCGCACGCTCGAGGGCCTTCACAACTATGCCGACGATCAGAAGCTCTGGAGCGCCCGGCTGGCGACGTCCCTGGACGTCAACGACCGGCTGCGCGTGCAGGGCAACACCTCGACCACCTATCTGGAGAATACGCTGCGGGAAGCCCTGGTCGGCGGCGTCTACACGCCAGTCGGCGAGGCCGCGACGGACGTCGGCCAGCTCGGCGCGATCGCCCGGCTCGGCTGCGCCTCCACGCTGCGCCTGTCCGCGGCCCTGCGCGACCAGGCCGTCGAAGGCCGGACCGAACGGGACGACGCCGTCCTGCGGGCCACCGACCGCGACCGCCGCAGCCAGGACTACCGCGCCGTGCTCACCCACACGGGTCTGGCCCGGGCGCGCCTGCAGCTGAGCTACCGCTACAGGATATCCGACCTGGACGAGACGGTGGCCAGGGACGGGTTGCCCGGCAGCGGCCTGGAGGGCGACTCCCAGACGACCGCCCAGGATCGGACCGACCAGGAGGCGGGCTTCCGCGGGCGCTACCGTCTCGGACGCGGCGCGAGCCTGAAAGCGCGCGTGACCTGGCGCAAGACCGAGGTCGAGCAGCTCGACACCTGGGACACCGCGTCCGGCGAGCCATGGCTGTACTGGATGGGCGACCGCGAGCGCGAGCAGCTGCGCTGGCAGGTGTCCGTGCAGACGCGGCCGCTGCGGTCGGTGCGGCTCGACCTGGGCCACCAGGCCGTCGATCAGACCTTCACCCGACGCGATGCGGGGGACGCCGAGACCACGTGGCGGGCCCTGCGCGGCTACGCGGCGTGCAACTGGCTGGTGAGCGACCGCCTGACCCTGCTGGGCACCGTGTCGCTGGGCCTGGAGGAATACGCCCTGACCGGCGCGGCCGGCGCCGCGGCGGGCATGGCGCCCCTGGTCTACGACGGCACGACCCTCCGTTTCGCTCCCGGCGCCTCGCTGCGCCTGAGCGACACCCTGCACGTAGAGGGTTTCTACGAGGGCGTGCGTCACGAGGACCAGGCCGGAGCCGCGGGACCGGATGACGACGTCAACGCCGATCTCGACCGCGTCCTGGTGCGCGCGGACTGGCGTTTCGTGCCGGAGCTGACACTCCAGGCGGCCTACCGGCACCACGAGTTCGCCGAGAACCGGTGGGACGATTACAGCCTGGACCTCTACGCCCTGTCCTTGAGTGGGGCCTTCTAGCGGGCTAGGCGGCGCGGCCCTTGCGCCGCCGGTCCCCGAACAGGGAGAGCAGGCGCGTCATCAAGAGGCCCTTGAAACCGCGCCAGGTCCAGCGCTGGGCGATGGCTTCCCGGTAGGCGGGCAGTGCCTCGCCGTAGCGGCCGTCGCCGCGCAACCCCCAGGCATAGCCGAGACGCATGTACAGCAGCTTGTCGTCGAGGATGCGCCGCACCTCGGGGTCGGTCACGTGCGCGATCTGGCGTTCGCGCACCCTGATCACGGACGGGAAGCGGCGCCAGCCGCCGGCGGAGATGCCGTCGCCGTTCAGGCGGTAGACGTGGCAGGGACGGTCGAGGAAGGCGAAGACGGCGCCCCGGTGGGCGAGCTTGAGCCACATGTCGATGTCATCGCCGTTGCGCAGCGTCTCGTCGAAACCGCCCGCCTCGCGCAGCAGGCGGCGGCGGACCATCACGCTCGACGTGCCCACGAAGTTGCCGCGGATCAGCTCGTGATAGACGTCCGGGCCGGACAGCAGGGAAACGCCCGGCAGGCCGGTCGGACGCAACAGGCGCCGGAAGCCCCGATAGTCCGCGAGGAAACGCTCCTGCAGCGTGGCGCCGGCGCCGTCGATCTGCCGGAAATCGGTGCAGACCAGATCCACCTCGGGCAGGGCGGCGAAGACGGCGGCCTGGGCCGAGAGCTTCCCCGGCAGCATCACGTCGTCCGCGTCCAGCAGAGCGATGAGCTCGCCGCTGGCGCGTTCGACGCCGACGTTGCGCGGACGCGCCGGACCGCCGCTGTTGGCGATGCGCAGCGCGGTGATCCGGCCGCCGTAGCCGTCCAGGACGCCGGAGGTGTCATCCGGCGAGCCGTCGTCCACGGCGATGACCTGCACGCGGGGGTAGTCCTGGGTCAGGACCGACTCCAGCGTTTCCGGCAACGTCCGCGCGGCCCGGTAGCAGGGTACGACGACGCTGATCAGGGGCGTCTCGGCCATTGATCCTCCATGAAAACGCGGTGGCGGTCGGCTATACTCCGCCGACCGTGCGGGTACGGTTGGCATCGGCCGAAAGTCCAGAATCTGAAGGAGTGAAGCGTGGATACCAAGGAACGCCTGGAACAGCTCGCACACGGTTATCAGAATTCCGTCATCCTGCTGACCGCCCTGCAGGAGGGCCTCATCGAGGCCATCGGACGGGATGCGCACCGCCCGGCGGAGCTGGCCGCCCGCCTGGAGCTGGACGGGCGCGCCGTCGACATCGTCCTGCACGCCCTGGCGGCGGCCGGGGTCCTGGACCGGGACGTCGACGGACGGTTCAGCCTGCCGCCGGACAACGCGGAGGTGCTGCTGCCCGACGGCGCCGACTCCCAGGCGAGGATCTTTGCCCATCACTACGACCTGATGCGGCGCTGGGTGAAGCTGGACACGACGCTGCGGACCGGCGAGCCCGTGCCGCGCGAGCAGACCGCGCGCAAGCACCGCAACTACATCTGCGGCATGCAGGACGTCTCCCGCAAGTCGAGCCGCGATGTGGCCGACAGCATCGACATGAGCGGCGCCAGGCGCCTGCTGGACGTGGGCGGCGGTCCGGCCACGGCCTCGCTGACCCTCGCGGCCGCGTACCCGGAGCTCGAATGCGTGGTCTTCGACCTGCCCGAGACCGTGGCCATCGCGCGGGAGGTGATCGTCGCGTCCGGCCTCGCCGACCGCGTATCCGCGGTGGAGGGCGACTACTTCGCGGACGATTTCGGCGAGGGCTTCGACGTGGTCTACGTCTCCAACATCGTCCACAGCATCGGCGCCGAGGCCATCGCCACGATCTACCGCAAGGCACACCCCGCGCTGGTCCCCGGAGGGCGCATCATGGTGAAGGACTTCTTCCTGGACGATGACCGCTGCAGTCCCTCGTTCGGCGCGCGCTTCGCCGTGAACATGCTGGTGGCGACGCAGCAGGGGCGCGCCTACACCCGGTCGGAGACGATCGAGGCCCTCGGCGATGCCGGCTTCGACGATTTCGAGGTCGTCGACGTGGCCAAGCACAGCCAGGTGATCATCGGGCACAAGTCTTAGGAGTGTGGGCAGGTGGGATTCCGGTGCCCCATCACACGAACAGGCGAGCGGACACGGCTCGTGCCAGGGCGCCGTCCGACGACCTCCTGTCGCCGGACGGCTTGGCGTCCAGGGCCTTCCGCCCTCCGTGGCTCCAGGCCCTTGCCGACGCCTTGTACGAGCCGTGTCCGCTCGCCTGTTCTTGATGTCGACTCGGATAATCACCGGCCCAAGCCCATGAAATGTGCCCGTTGATGCAGATGGTGCGGCGCCGGCGTAATCGCTTATCCTGTAGATCATGAATACCATTCTCAATAAACAGACGGGGGTTCCGGGCTCCCGCAGATCGATCCCCTTTCTTCGCGCGGCCGCGATCCTGGCGATCCTGACCGTGTGCACGGGTGCCCTGATGAACGACGAGACCACCGAGGTGCGCACGCCTGCGCGGATTCGCGAGGCGGGCAACCATCTGCGGGACGAGAGCTCCGTCTACCTGCGGCAGCACGCCCACAATCCCGTGGACTGGTATCCCTGGGGCGACGAGGCGCTGGACCGCGCGCGCGACCAGGACAAGCCCATCTTCCTGTCGATCGGGTACTCGTCCTGCCACTGGTGCCACGTGATGGAGCACGAGGTCTTCGAGCACGACGACGTGGCGGCGCTGCTCAACGAGAGTTTCGTCTGCATCAAGGTGGACCGGGAGGAGCGTCCCGATCTGGACGCCGCGTACATGGAGGCCGTGCAGGCCATGACCGGTCGCGGCGGCTGGCCCATGACCGTGTTCCTGACCCCCGGCCTGAAGCCCTTCTTCGGCGGCACCTACTTCCCGCGCGACCAGTTCCTGCACCTGTGCCGCAACATCGCGAAATCCTACGCCGAACAGCGCGGCGAGGTCGCCGGCCAGGCGACTCGCGTGGCCGAGCATCTGTCGGGCATGCCGCTCGCCGGAGGCGGGGACCGGGTACCGGACCTGCAGGCGGTCGCGGCCGTGGCGGAGACGGCCCTGGCGCGATACGACGAGACGTGGGGCGGCTTCCAGCAGCAGCAGAAATTCCCCACCCCGCTGCGCTGGCGCTTCCTGCTGCACCAGTACCGGCGCACCGGGGACGAGCGGATCGCCGCGGCGGTCGAGCACACGCTGGCGGCCATGGGCAGCGGCGGCATCCACGACCATCTGGGCGGCGGCTTCCATCGCTACACCGTGGAGCAGACCTGGCTGGTGCCCCACTTCGAGATCATGCTCTACGACGACGCCCAGCTCGCCGGCCTCTACCTCGAGGCGTCCGCGGTCTTCGACGATGCGCGTTTCCGCGGGATCGCCGTCGACCTGCTGGATTTCATGCTGCGCGACATGAGCGATCCCGCGGGCGGCTTCTACGCCAGCTACGACGCGGACAGCGGGGGCGAGGAGGGCAGCTTCTACGTCTGGACGCCGGCGGAGATCGTCGCGGTGGCCGGGCCCGTGGACGGTCCCGTCCTGTGCCGCCTGCTGGGCGTGACGCCCGAAGGCAACTTCGAGGGCCGGTCCATCCTCACGCGCCGCGTCCCGGCGGCGGCGGCGGCCGCGGAGTTCGGCCGCGCGGAGGCCGACGTGGCGGCTCTCTTCGACACGTATCGCCAGGCCCTCTACGACCGCCGCGCGGAGCGTGTCCGGCCCGGTCTGGACCGCAAGCTCGTGACCGCCTGGAACGGCATGGCCCTGTCGGCCTTCGCGCGCGGTCACGCCGTGCTGGGCGACGCCCGCTACCTCGAGGCGGCCCGCCTGGCCGCTGACCGGCTCTGGGCCCTGCACCGCGACGAGCGGGGCCGACTCTGCCGCGCCTCGACCGACGGCGTGCGCAGCGGCGACGGCATCGTCGACGACTACGCCCTGCTCGCCGAGGGACTGCTCGATCTCTACCAGGCCGGCGGTCAGGCGAAGTACCTGCGTTGGGCGCGGGAACTCCTGGCCACCGCCCGCGATCTCTTCGTCGATCCCGAGGGCGGTATCTTCCTGACCGCCGGGGACGCCGAGGCGCCCCTGGGCCGCCGCACCGACGTCTTCGACAGCGTGGAGCCGTCCGGGGCCTCGGCCATGCTGCACGCCTTGCTGCGCGAGTCGGCCCTGACCGGGGAGCCCGACGGTCTCACGCGGGTGGGAGAGGTCCTCGCGCGCCACGGCGACCTGCTGGCGAGCGCGGGCGTGGAGATGGCGTGGTGGGCCGACGCCGCGTCCCTGTATCACGGGCCCCACTACGACGTGGTGATCGCCGGCGATCCCGCCGCGGCGGGGACCCGCGCCCTGCGCGAGGCCTACTGGCGGCTGGATCCGTCTTTCGCGGTGCTGTCGTCCGTGCCGGCGACCGGCCCCGACGGCGGGTTGGCGGACCTGCTGCCCGGCACGCGCGGCAAGTCGGCCGTCGGCGGGGTGCCGACCGCCTACGTCTGCAGCTTCGGCGCCTGCGCGGAGCCGGCGACAGTCGCGCCGAAGCTGCAGGCGCAGCTGCGAGCGCAATGGCGGCATTGAACACGTTCGATCCCGCGACGGGTGTTGACGTTCACCGCCGACTTGCGCTATCATTAATGGACGTCGCCGCCGCCGTCACGCGGCGGCGCTCTGGAAACTGAAGCGAAGAGAGCATCGGGATGACCCGCATCGGCCTTCAGAACGACGCACTTGCCAGCCGCCTTCGGTGGCGTTGGCGGTATGTGTGCCGCGCGGATGGCAGGTGCGGATCGGTTATCTAGGTTTTCGGACCAGACACGATCCCGACAGACCCGCCATCCGCCGATGGCGGGTTTCTTGATGCCCGCCGCCGCCGCCTGACGGTCACCGCAGAGCTGGAGGTTGACAATGCTCGCACCGACGCGCGACGCGTATCTCGAG
Encoded proteins:
- a CDS encoding glycosyltransferase; amino-acid sequence: MAETPLISVVVPCYRAARTLPETLESVLTQDYPRVQVIAVDDGSPDDTSGVLDGYGGRITALRIANSGGPARPRNVGVERASGELIALLDADDVMLPGKLSAQAAVFAALPEVDLVCTDFRQIDGAGATLQERFLADYRGFRRLLRPTGLPGVSLLSGPDVYHELIRGNFVGTSSVMVRRRLLREAGGFDETLRNGDDIDMWLKLAHRGAVFAFLDRPCHVYRLNGDGISAGGWRRFPSVIRVRERQIAHVTDPEVRRILDDKLLYMRLGYAWGLRGDGRYGEALPAYREAIAQRWTWRGFKGLLMTRLLSLFGDRRRKGRAA
- a CDS encoding DmsE family decaheme c-type cytochrome, with product MMRLSLPAAGLLVLAAAQAQAGGYLDRFELPPGAGYVGAETCLECHDDVSEAYLHSPHAISRALAVPGTEVYGCEACHGPGSLHVDEGGDGFILGVASLGGLDDEGRAGMCIQCHTARRLDWNGGPHAGTGVTCADCHAGQVHFGGAAEPAANFRNAAEFCLQCHAAQAGDFRLPFHHRVLEGEVSCADCHDPHAGFAASGWNEMNEVCLGCHAEMAGPFVFEHEGVAAEDCTACHRPHGSMNDKLLATDGGSLCLQCHFEAGFDADADWAIGDMSHDGLLDGEARCYDCHVEIHGSNVSPTFRN
- a CDS encoding thioredoxin domain-containing protein; translated protein: MNDETTEVRTPARIREAGNHLRDESSVYLRQHAHNPVDWYPWGDEALDRARDQDKPIFLSIGYSSCHWCHVMEHEVFEHDDVAALLNESFVCIKVDREERPDLDAAYMEAVQAMTGRGGWPMTVFLTPGLKPFFGGTYFPRDQFLHLCRNIAKSYAEQRGEVAGQATRVAEHLSGMPLAGGGDRVPDLQAVAAVAETALARYDETWGGFQQQQKFPTPLRWRFLLHQYRRTGDERIAAAVEHTLAAMGSGGIHDHLGGGFHRYTVEQTWLVPHFEIMLYDDAQLAGLYLEASAVFDDARFRGIAVDLLDFMLRDMSDPAGGFYASYDADSGGEEGSFYVWTPAEIVAVAGPVDGPVLCRLLGVTPEGNFEGRSILTRRVPAAAAAAEFGRAEADVAALFDTYRQALYDRRAERVRPGLDRKLVTAWNGMALSAFARGHAVLGDARYLEAARLAADRLWALHRDERGRLCRASTDGVRSGDGIVDDYALLAEGLLDLYQAGGQAKYLRWARELLATARDLFVDPEGGIFLTAGDAEAPLGRRTDVFDSVEPSGASAMLHALLRESALTGEPDGLTRVGEVLARHGDLLASAGVEMAWWADAASLYHGPHYDVVIAGDPAAAGTRALREAYWRLDPSFAVLSSVPATGPDGGLADLLPGTRGKSAVGGVPTAYVCSFGACAEPATVAPKLQAQLRAQWRH
- a CDS encoding methyltransferase domain-containing protein, which encodes MDTKERLEQLAHGYQNSVILLTALQEGLIEAIGRDAHRPAELAARLELDGRAVDIVLHALAAAGVLDRDVDGRFSLPPDNAEVLLPDGADSQARIFAHHYDLMRRWVKLDTTLRTGEPVPREQTARKHRNYICGMQDVSRKSSRDVADSIDMSGARRLLDVGGGPATASLTLAAAYPELECVVFDLPETVAIAREVIVASGLADRVSAVEGDYFADDFGEGFDVVYVSNIVHSIGAEAIATIYRKAHPALVPGGRIMVKDFFLDDDRCSPSFGARFAVNMLVATQQGRAYTRSETIEALGDAGFDDFEVVDVAKHSQVIIGHKS